A window of Aeromicrobium sp. Root236 contains these coding sequences:
- a CDS encoding YbjN domain-containing protein, translating to MTETRQTIMESLEAAELEFTEHRPGVFEVTLPGERKLQTTCRLEIGKHALGIHAFVCRNPDENHETVYRWLLERNLKMFGVAFAVDSAGDIYLDGRLPLHAVTTDEVDRLLGAVLTYADESFNTILELGFASSIRKEWEWRESRGESTRNLEAFKHLKPSS from the coding sequence ATGACTGAGACACGCCAGACGATCATGGAGTCGCTCGAGGCGGCGGAGCTGGAGTTCACCGAGCACCGGCCCGGTGTCTTCGAGGTCACCCTGCCGGGGGAGCGCAAGCTGCAGACGACGTGCCGGCTCGAGATCGGCAAGCATGCGCTCGGCATCCACGCGTTCGTGTGCCGCAACCCCGACGAGAACCACGAGACCGTCTACAGGTGGCTGCTGGAGCGCAACCTCAAGATGTTCGGCGTCGCGTTCGCGGTCGACTCGGCCGGCGACATCTACCTCGACGGCCGGCTGCCGTTGCACGCTGTGACGACCGACGAGGTCGACCGCCTGCTCGGTGCCGTCCTGACGTACGCCGACGAGTCGTTCAACACGATTCTCGAGCTGGGCTTCGCATCCTCCATCCGCAAGGAGTGGGAGTGGCGCGAGTCGCGCGGCGAGTCGACCCGCAACCTCGAGGCGTTCAAGCACCTCAAGCCGTCGAGCTGA
- the typA gene encoding translational GTPase TypA, whose protein sequence is MPTRSDLRNVAIVAHVDHGKTTLVDAMLQQQGHYDEHHQLAERAMDSGDLEREKGITILAKNTAVRYNGPGAPDGGVTINIIDTPGHADFGGEVERGLSMVDAVILLVDASEGPLPQTRFVLRKALAAHMPVVLVVNKVDRPDSRIAEVVDETYELFLDLLEDGASEDALDFPVVYASARAGRASLTQPEDGGMPDSDNLIPLFQTIMDAVPAPEYTEGAPLQAHVTNLDASPFLGRLALVRVFEGTLKKGAQVAWMKHDGTTERVKITELLVTKELERVPGESAGPGDIVAIAGIPDITIGETLADPENPVALPLITVDQPAISMTIGTNTSPLAGREKGTKVTARLVKDRLDRELIGNVSLKVLDTERPDAWEVQGRGELALAILVEQMRREGYELTVGKPQVVTREVDGKIHEPMERLTIDAPEEYLGAITQLLAVRKGRMEQMINHGTGWVRMEFIVPARGLIGFRTEFLTDTRGTGIAHQTFEKYEPWAGEISTRPSGSLVSDRAGAATSYAMTNIQERGTLFIEPATEVYEGMIVGENSRSDDMDINIVREKKQTNVRSNADEFEKLVPPRKLSLEQSLEFCREDECVEVTPTAVRIRKIILDATERNRANRGKK, encoded by the coding sequence ATGCCCACACGCTCCGACCTGCGCAACGTCGCAATCGTCGCCCACGTCGACCACGGAAAGACCACGCTGGTCGACGCCATGCTGCAGCAGCAGGGCCACTACGACGAGCACCACCAGCTGGCCGAGCGCGCCATGGACTCCGGCGACCTCGAGCGCGAGAAGGGCATCACGATCCTCGCCAAGAACACCGCGGTCCGCTACAACGGTCCCGGTGCGCCCGACGGCGGCGTCACGATCAACATCATCGACACCCCTGGCCACGCCGACTTCGGTGGCGAGGTCGAGCGCGGCCTGTCGATGGTCGACGCGGTCATCCTGCTGGTCGACGCGTCCGAGGGCCCGCTCCCCCAGACCCGCTTCGTGCTCCGCAAGGCCCTCGCCGCACACATGCCCGTCGTGCTGGTCGTCAACAAGGTCGACCGCCCCGACTCCCGCATCGCCGAGGTCGTCGACGAGACGTACGAGCTGTTCCTCGACCTGCTCGAGGACGGCGCCAGCGAGGACGCGCTCGACTTCCCCGTCGTCTACGCCTCCGCGCGTGCGGGCCGGGCGTCGCTGACGCAGCCCGAGGACGGCGGCATGCCCGACAGCGACAACCTCATCCCGCTGTTCCAGACGATCATGGACGCCGTACCGGCTCCGGAGTACACCGAGGGCGCGCCGCTGCAGGCGCACGTCACCAACCTCGACGCCTCGCCGTTCCTCGGCCGGCTCGCACTGGTCCGCGTCTTCGAGGGCACCCTCAAGAAGGGCGCCCAGGTCGCGTGGATGAAGCACGACGGCACGACCGAGCGGGTCAAGATCACCGAGCTGCTCGTCACCAAGGAGCTCGAGCGCGTACCCGGTGAGAGCGCCGGACCCGGCGACATCGTCGCCATCGCAGGCATCCCCGACATCACGATCGGCGAGACGCTGGCCGATCCCGAGAACCCCGTTGCGCTGCCGCTCATCACGGTCGACCAGCCGGCCATCTCGATGACGATCGGCACCAACACGTCGCCGCTCGCCGGTCGCGAGAAGGGCACCAAGGTCACCGCACGGCTCGTCAAGGACCGCCTCGACCGCGAGCTCATCGGCAACGTGTCGCTCAAGGTGCTCGACACCGAGCGCCCGGACGCGTGGGAGGTCCAGGGCCGCGGCGAGCTCGCGCTGGCGATCCTGGTCGAGCAGATGCGTCGCGAGGGCTACGAGCTCACGGTCGGCAAGCCGCAGGTCGTGACCCGCGAGGTCGACGGCAAGATCCACGAGCCGATGGAGCGCCTCACGATCGACGCCCCCGAGGAGTACCTCGGCGCGATCACGCAGCTGCTCGCCGTCCGCAAGGGCCGCATGGAGCAGATGATCAACCACGGCACCGGCTGGGTCCGCATGGAGTTCATCGTCCCGGCGCGTGGCCTGATCGGCTTCCGCACGGAGTTCCTCACCGACACCCGTGGCACCGGCATCGCGCACCAGACGTTCGAGAAGTACGAGCCGTGGGCCGGCGAGATCTCGACGCGCCCCTCGGGCTCGCTCGTGTCGGACCGCGCCGGGGCTGCGACGTCGTACGCGATGACCAACATCCAGGAGCGCGGCACGCTGTTCATCGAGCCCGCGACCGAGGTCTACGAGGGCATGATCGTCGGCGAGAACTCGCGGTCGGACGACATGGACATCAACATCGTCCGTGAGAAGAAGCAGACCAACGTCCGCTCGAACGCCGACGAGTTCGAGAAGCTCGTGCCGCCGCGCAAGCTGTCGCTCGAGCAGTCGCTGGAGTTCTGCCGTGAGGACGAGTGCGTCGAGGTCACCCCGACCGCCGTGCGCATCCGCAAGATCATCCTCGACGCCACCGAGCGCAACCGCGCCAACCGCGGCAAGAAGTAA
- a CDS encoding DsbA family protein gives MKVLVFADITDPWSYIGATRFERAAAMFSILTGEPVELTYRAFQLDPDAPNDGRLLMDVNADELGGADKAELINVQVTAAAKITGIDLNFDEAVRANSFDAWRLLTWADEAGPGFQRDLLHQLWRAHFLEGADIGDPFALATRAALVGLELETAEALLASTEYADEVRTQVSTGEAIGVTQLPYVVIEQQWTLSGIHSQNDYVQALHQIYGEWKAAEGPDEPPTDEPPAG, from the coding sequence GTGAAGGTCTTGGTCTTCGCCGACATCACGGACCCGTGGTCCTACATCGGTGCCACTCGCTTCGAGCGGGCTGCCGCGATGTTCTCGATCCTGACCGGCGAGCCCGTCGAGCTGACCTACCGGGCGTTCCAGCTCGACCCGGACGCGCCCAACGACGGCCGGCTCCTGATGGACGTCAATGCCGACGAGCTCGGTGGCGCAGACAAGGCCGAGCTCATCAACGTCCAGGTCACTGCCGCTGCCAAGATCACCGGCATCGACCTCAACTTCGACGAGGCCGTGCGCGCCAACTCGTTCGATGCCTGGCGGTTGCTGACCTGGGCCGACGAGGCCGGTCCCGGGTTCCAGCGCGACCTGCTGCACCAGCTGTGGCGGGCACACTTCCTCGAGGGTGCCGACATCGGCGACCCGTTCGCGCTCGCCACCCGGGCGGCGCTCGTCGGCCTCGAGCTCGAGACCGCCGAGGCGCTGCTCGCCAGCACCGAGTACGCCGACGAGGTCCGCACGCAGGTCTCGACGGGCGAGGCGATCGGGGTCACCCAGCTGCCGTACGTCGTGATCGAGCAGCAGTGGACGCTGTCGGGCATCCACTCGCAGAACGACTACGTGCAGGCGCTCCACCAGATCTACGGCGAGTGGAAGGCTGCTGAAGGTCCCGACGAGCCCCCCACCGACGAGCCCCCCGCCGGTTGA
- a CDS encoding cell wall metabolism sensor histidine kinase WalK has product MDTSAGLLIAGAIGAAVGAMITYLWRFSERREAAVPEPTPLVPPGADQVLSVISSSAVLIDSSDTVVKASAPAFAMGIVHEDRLEPEELMTLVRQVRRDGQVREADFSLQPRRGTTSYVHARVAPLTSRLILVLADDRTREQRVESIRRDFVANVSHELKTPVGALNLLAEAVGEAKDDPEAVVRFSSRMHLESERLTRLVQQIIDLSRLQNDMLSDDATTIKIGELVSEATEHSATDAEHKGIEIVTSVEPDLYVHGDRAQLHAAVSNLVENAVTYSPEGSRVTVTAQLDGEDVRLTVADNGIGIPGEELDRIFERFYRVDPARARTTGGTGLGLSIVKHVAASNGGTVEVWSEPGLGSSFTLVLPAHSHDIDEENA; this is encoded by the coding sequence GTGGACACCAGTGCAGGATTGTTGATCGCGGGGGCGATCGGCGCCGCCGTCGGCGCGATGATCACCTACTTGTGGCGCTTCAGCGAGCGCCGCGAGGCCGCTGTGCCCGAGCCGACCCCGCTGGTGCCGCCCGGCGCCGACCAGGTGCTGTCGGTCATCTCCTCCTCCGCCGTCCTGATCGACTCCTCCGACACCGTCGTCAAGGCGTCGGCCCCGGCGTTCGCCATGGGCATCGTCCACGAGGACCGGCTCGAGCCCGAGGAGCTCATGACGTTGGTCCGGCAGGTACGCCGCGACGGCCAGGTCCGTGAGGCCGACTTCTCGCTGCAGCCGCGCCGCGGCACCACGTCGTACGTGCACGCCCGCGTCGCACCGCTGACCTCCCGGTTGATCCTGGTGCTGGCCGACGACCGTACGCGCGAGCAGCGGGTCGAGTCGATCCGCCGCGACTTCGTCGCCAACGTCAGCCACGAGCTCAAGACGCCGGTCGGCGCGCTCAACCTGCTCGCCGAGGCGGTCGGCGAGGCCAAGGACGATCCCGAGGCGGTCGTCCGCTTCTCCAGCCGCATGCACCTCGAGAGCGAACGGCTCACCCGCCTGGTGCAGCAGATCATCGACCTGTCACGGCTGCAGAACGACATGCTGAGCGACGACGCCACCACGATCAAGATCGGCGAGCTCGTCTCCGAGGCCACCGAGCACTCCGCGACCGACGCCGAGCACAAGGGCATCGAGATCGTCACCTCCGTCGAGCCCGACCTCTACGTCCACGGCGACCGCGCCCAGCTCCACGCGGCGGTCAGCAACCTGGTCGAGAACGCCGTGACCTACAGCCCCGAGGGATCGCGCGTCACCGTGACCGCGCAGCTCGACGGCGAGGACGTACGCCTGACCGTGGCCGACAACGGCATCGGCATCCCCGGCGAGGAGCTCGACCGGATCTTCGAGCGGTTCTACCGCGTCGACCCGGCGCGGGCCCGCACCACCGGCGGCACAGGCCTCGGCCTCTCGATCGTCAAGCACGTCGCCGCGAGCAACGGTGGCACGGTCGAGGTGTGGAGCGAGCCCGGACTCGGGTCGTCCTTCACGCTGGTCCTGCCGGCACACAGCCATGACATCGATGAGGAGAACGCGTGA
- a CDS encoding DHA2 family efflux MFS transporter permease subunit, translating into MTSPTGQIDDSDKITPALLKIAGVVVLGAIMSILDVTVVNVALPTFQTELSGSDEPLAYSTVAWTATAYMLALAAVIPLTGWAADRFGTKRLYMTAIALFTMGSLLCATAWNIEALIGFRVLQGLGGGMLMPLGMTIMTKAAGPHRMGRLMAILGIPMLLGPIMGPILGGVLIDAASWHWVFLINLPIGLVGLVYAWRVLPKDAPEPSEALDVVGMILLSPGLASLLYGVSSIPEQGTVAATKVLLPAIVGVLLIGSFVFWSFKPKHPLLDLRLFKDRNLTVSIITMFLFAGAFFGALLLVPTYFQQVDGYSVKKAGLLVAAQGIGAMITMPVAGALTDKMPVGRIVPFGFLGILIGMFGLTQSTDVGTSDWTIMGWLFITGLGMGATMMPLFTSALKTLKAADVARGSTLLNVTQQVASATGIATISVVLTNAMKSGDILAGSDKLPGIDGGLTAAQLASSSHTERGAKLKDLLDVSQATLDKGFHDLADAFQSSYWVAFAVLLATLIPVYFLPRKREPVHLLDDEEGAAPVIMH; encoded by the coding sequence ATGACTTCCCCAACGGGACAGATCGACGACAGCGACAAGATCACCCCCGCGTTGCTCAAGATCGCGGGAGTGGTGGTGCTCGGCGCCATCATGTCGATCCTCGACGTCACGGTCGTCAACGTCGCTCTGCCGACGTTCCAGACCGAGCTGTCGGGCAGCGACGAGCCCCTGGCCTACTCGACAGTGGCCTGGACCGCGACGGCCTACATGCTCGCCCTCGCGGCGGTCATCCCGCTGACGGGGTGGGCCGCCGACCGGTTCGGCACCAAGCGCCTCTACATGACCGCGATCGCGTTGTTCACGATGGGCTCGCTGCTGTGCGCGACGGCGTGGAACATCGAGGCCCTCATCGGCTTCCGTGTCCTCCAGGGCCTCGGCGGCGGCATGCTGATGCCGCTCGGCATGACGATCATGACCAAGGCGGCGGGCCCGCACCGCATGGGCCGGCTCATGGCGATCCTCGGCATCCCGATGCTGCTCGGCCCGATCATGGGCCCGATCCTCGGTGGCGTCCTGATCGACGCCGCCTCGTGGCACTGGGTCTTCCTGATCAACCTGCCGATCGGCCTGGTCGGTCTGGTGTACGCCTGGCGGGTCCTGCCCAAGGACGCTCCTGAGCCGAGTGAGGCGCTCGACGTCGTCGGCATGATCCTGCTCTCGCCGGGCCTGGCGTCGTTGCTCTACGGCGTCTCGTCGATTCCCGAGCAGGGCACCGTCGCTGCCACCAAGGTGCTGCTGCCGGCCATCGTCGGCGTGCTCCTGATCGGGTCGTTCGTGTTCTGGTCGTTCAAGCCCAAGCACCCGTTGCTGGACCTGCGGCTGTTCAAGGATCGCAACCTCACGGTCTCGATCATCACGATGTTCCTGTTCGCCGGCGCGTTCTTCGGCGCGCTGCTCCTGGTGCCGACCTACTTCCAGCAGGTCGACGGCTACTCGGTCAAGAAGGCCGGTCTGCTCGTGGCCGCACAGGGCATCGGCGCCATGATCACGATGCCGGTCGCGGGTGCGCTCACCGACAAGATGCCGGTCGGCCGCATCGTCCCGTTCGGCTTCCTCGGCATCCTGATCGGCATGTTCGGACTGACCCAGAGCACCGACGTCGGCACGTCCGACTGGACGATCATGGGCTGGCTGTTCATCACCGGCCTCGGCATGGGCGCGACGATGATGCCGCTGTTCACGTCGGCGCTCAAGACGCTCAAGGCTGCTGACGTGGCCCGGGGCTCGACGCTGCTCAACGTGACGCAGCAGGTCGCGAGCGCGACCGGCATCGCGACGATCTCGGTCGTCCTGACCAACGCCATGAAGAGCGGCGACATCCTCGCCGGGTCCGACAAGCTCCCGGGCATCGACGGGGGGCTGACTGCGGCGCAGCTGGCCTCCAGCTCGCACACCGAGCGCGGTGCGAAGCTGAAGGACTTGCTGGACGTCTCGCAGGCGACGCTGGACAAGGGCTTCCACGACCTGGCCGACGCGTTCCAGTCGTCCTACTGGGTGGCTTTCGCCGTGCTCCTCGCGACGTTGATCCCGGTCTACTTCCTGCCGCGCAAGCGCGAGCCCGTGCACCTGCTCGACGACGAGGAAGGCGCAGCGCCGGTCATCATGCACTGA
- a CDS encoding alpha/beta fold hydrolase gives MPRHEPTGIDWTERGDGLPVVMLHGLMGDRRLISRFTESVLAERPGLRRLHLDLPAHGLSSGDGISSSDDVVDRVAAFLDDVLGDEPYAVVGNSFGGGIARALTGREPSRVAGMALIAPLIIADHARRDVPALVPIDVEPLDGGTDDDRRDFAEFTFRQTRQHWQLYLDEVAPGTRLGDAGAIGRITAAYELSVRPESRFTTYERPVTFILGRQDPVVGFADALAMTPSYPRATYLVADGAGHNPHHEQPELCAAALGAWIDAVISSTA, from the coding sequence ATGCCCCGACACGAACCCACCGGCATCGACTGGACCGAGCGCGGCGACGGCCTGCCGGTCGTCATGCTGCACGGACTCATGGGCGATCGCCGCCTGATCAGCCGTTTCACCGAGTCGGTGCTCGCGGAACGACCCGGCCTCCGCCGGCTCCACCTCGACCTGCCGGCCCACGGACTGAGCAGCGGCGACGGGATCTCGTCCTCGGACGACGTCGTGGACCGGGTCGCGGCGTTCCTCGACGACGTGCTCGGCGATGAGCCGTACGCCGTGGTGGGCAACTCGTTCGGCGGCGGCATCGCCCGTGCACTGACAGGGCGCGAGCCGTCGCGGGTCGCCGGCATGGCGCTCATCGCACCGCTGATCATCGCCGACCATGCGCGGCGTGACGTCCCGGCTCTCGTCCCGATCGACGTCGAGCCGCTCGACGGAGGCACCGACGACGACCGGCGCGACTTCGCGGAGTTCACGTTCCGCCAGACGAGGCAGCACTGGCAGCTCTACCTCGACGAGGTCGCGCCCGGCACTCGCCTGGGCGACGCCGGCGCCATCGGCCGCATCACCGCGGCCTACGAGCTCTCGGTGCGTCCCGAGTCGCGGTTCACGACGTACGAGCGGCCGGTGACGTTCATCCTCGGCCGTCAGGACCCCGTCGTCGGCTTCGCCGACGCGCTGGCGATGACTCCGTCCTATCCGCGCGCGACCTACCTCGTGGCGGACGGGGCGGGCCACAACCCGCACCACGAGCAGCCCGAGCTGTGCGCTGCAGCGCTCGGTGCCTGGATCGACGCGGTGATCAGCTCGACGGCTTGA
- a CDS encoding phosphoglyceromutase, with amino-acid sequence MSTLILLRHGHSEWNAKNLFTGWVDVDLNEQGLAEASRGAELLADAGLAPDVLHTSLLRRAIRTAEIVLNGIDRHWIPVRRSWRLNERHYGALQGKDKKETLEEFGEEQFMLWRRSYDVPPPAIEDDSEFSQTSDARYAGLPDELLPRTEALANVIDRLLPYWYDSIVPDLLADRVVLVTAHGNSLRALVKHLDGLSEEAVVGLNIPTGIPLVYELDDNLKPTVKGGVYLDPDAAADAIAAVANQGR; translated from the coding sequence ATGAGCACCCTGATCCTCCTGCGCCACGGTCACAGCGAGTGGAACGCCAAGAACCTGTTCACCGGCTGGGTCGACGTCGACCTCAACGAGCAGGGCCTCGCCGAGGCTTCCCGCGGCGCCGAGCTGCTGGCCGATGCCGGCCTTGCGCCCGACGTGCTGCACACCTCGCTGCTGCGACGCGCGATCCGTACGGCCGAGATCGTGCTCAACGGCATCGACCGGCACTGGATCCCCGTACGCCGCTCGTGGCGGCTCAACGAGCGTCACTACGGTGCGCTGCAGGGCAAGGACAAGAAGGAGACGCTCGAGGAGTTCGGCGAGGAGCAGTTCATGCTGTGGCGCCGCTCGTACGACGTCCCGCCGCCGGCGATCGAGGACGACTCGGAGTTCAGCCAGACCTCCGACGCCCGCTACGCCGGGCTGCCCGACGAGCTGCTGCCGCGCACCGAGGCGCTCGCCAACGTCATCGACCGGCTGCTGCCCTACTGGTACGACTCGATCGTCCCCGACCTGCTCGCCGACCGGGTCGTCCTCGTGACGGCGCACGGCAACTCGCTGCGCGCGCTCGTCAAGCACCTCGACGGGCTCAGCGAGGAGGCAGTCGTCGGCCTCAACATCCCCACGGGCATCCCGCTGGTCTACGAGCTCGACGACAACCTCAAGCCGACAGTCAAGGGCGGGGTCTACCTCGACCCCGACGCCGCAGCCGACGCGATCGCCGCAGTCGCCAACCAGGGTCGCTGA
- a CDS encoding MarR family winged helix-turn-helix transcriptional regulator, producing MPTPDELYVALEDFVMRLMTLAESDGMDAMVELDLSFSQARMLFLLAHQGEPMPIHAIATKLGLSDAATGRNVEQLLKLEVVERRESPVDRRVKLVSLTPVGEKLSTQHIDCKRESIKAFTADLPEDQRDNLHRAISDILAGDTLRRQTD from the coding sequence GTGCCCACACCGGATGAGCTCTACGTCGCGCTCGAGGACTTCGTCATGCGTCTGATGACGCTGGCCGAGTCCGACGGCATGGACGCGATGGTCGAGCTCGACCTGTCGTTCTCACAGGCACGCATGTTGTTCCTGCTCGCCCACCAGGGTGAGCCCATGCCGATCCACGCGATCGCCACCAAGCTGGGCCTCTCCGACGCGGCGACCGGCCGCAACGTCGAGCAGTTGCTCAAGCTCGAGGTCGTGGAACGCCGGGAGAGTCCCGTCGACCGGCGAGTCAAGCTCGTCTCGCTCACCCCGGTCGGCGAGAAGCTCAGCACGCAACACATCGACTGCAAGCGAGAGTCGATCAAGGCCTTCACGGCGGACCTGCCCGAAGACCAGCGCGACAACCTGCATCGCGCGATCAGTGACATCCTCGCCGGCGACACCCTGCGCCGGCAGACCGACTAG
- a CDS encoding SDR family NAD(P)-dependent oxidoreductase, with product MPNAVVTGASSGIGAATARALAQAGFHVFCVARRTERIEALAGEIGGTAITCDVTDEAQVAALAEAVGPTLDLLLNNAGGAVGTDHVAVSNADDWRRMYEVNVIGTLLVTRALLPALVASGAGTLINLGSTAGHITYEGGGGYTAAKHGVTAMTETLRLELNGQPVRVTEIAPGMVRTDEFSLNRFGGDQAKADAIYAGVREPLVAEDIADAIVWVATRPQHVNVDLMVLKPIAQAAAHKVHRE from the coding sequence ATGCCCAACGCCGTCGTCACCGGGGCCAGCAGCGGCATCGGCGCCGCCACCGCCCGCGCCCTTGCCCAGGCCGGATTCCACGTCTTCTGCGTCGCCCGCCGCACCGAGCGCATCGAGGCCCTCGCCGGCGAGATCGGCGGCACCGCGATCACGTGCGACGTGACCGATGAGGCGCAGGTCGCCGCTCTCGCCGAGGCCGTCGGGCCGACGCTCGACCTCCTGCTCAACAACGCCGGTGGTGCCGTCGGCACCGACCACGTCGCCGTCAGCAACGCCGACGACTGGCGCCGCATGTACGAGGTCAACGTCATCGGCACGCTGCTGGTGACCCGCGCACTGCTGCCCGCGCTCGTCGCCAGCGGCGCCGGCACCCTGATCAACCTCGGCTCGACGGCCGGCCACATCACGTACGAGGGCGGTGGCGGCTACACCGCGGCGAAGCACGGTGTCACCGCCATGACCGAGACGCTGAGGCTCGAGCTCAACGGCCAGCCCGTACGCGTCACCGAGATTGCCCCGGGCATGGTGCGCACCGACGAGTTCTCGCTCAACCGGTTCGGCGGCGACCAGGCCAAGGCCGACGCGATCTACGCCGGCGTCCGCGAGCCGCTCGTCGCCGAGGACATCGCCGACGCGATCGTCTGGGTGGCGACCCGGCCGCAGCACGTCAACGTCGACCTCATGGTGCTCAAGCCGATCGCCCAAGCGGCGGCCCACAAGGTGCACCGGGAATGA
- a CDS encoding response regulator transcription factor: MTKVLVVEDETSYSEALSYVLRKEGFEVAIAETGPDALTEFDRGGADIVLLDLMLPGLSGTEVCRALRQISSVPIIMVSAKDTEVDKVVGLELGADDYVTKPYSPRELVARIRAVLRRGFTDEVDDNASLEQGRVRMDVDRHLVTIDGLETKFPLKEFELLEYFLRNPGRVLTRGQLIDRVWGADYVGDTKTLDVHVKRLRAKIEKDPANPITLTTVRGLGYKYET; this comes from the coding sequence GTGACCAAGGTACTGGTCGTCGAGGACGAGACGAGCTACAGCGAGGCGCTGTCGTACGTCCTGCGCAAGGAAGGGTTCGAGGTCGCGATCGCCGAGACCGGGCCTGACGCGCTGACCGAGTTCGACCGTGGCGGCGCGGACATCGTGCTGCTGGACCTCATGCTGCCCGGGCTGTCCGGCACGGAGGTGTGCCGCGCCCTGCGGCAGATCTCGTCGGTGCCGATCATCATGGTCAGCGCCAAGGACACCGAGGTCGACAAGGTCGTCGGGCTCGAGCTGGGCGCCGACGACTACGTCACCAAGCCCTACTCCCCCCGTGAGCTCGTCGCCCGCATCCGTGCCGTGCTGCGTCGCGGCTTCACCGACGAGGTCGACGACAACGCGTCGCTCGAGCAGGGCCGCGTGCGCATGGACGTCGACCGCCACCTCGTGACGATCGACGGGCTCGAGACGAAGTTCCCGCTCAAGGAGTTCGAGCTGCTCGAGTACTTCCTGCGCAACCCCGGCCGGGTGCTGACCCGCGGTCAGCTGATCGACCGGGTGTGGGGCGCGGACTACGTGGGCGACACCAAGACCCTCGACGTCCACGTCAAGCGACTGCGCGCCAAGATCGAGAAGGACCCGGCCAACCCGATCACCCTGACCACGGTGCGGGGTCTGGGCTACAAGTACGAGACCTGA
- the mshA gene encoding D-inositol-3-phosphate glycosyltransferase produces MLKRIAMLSAHTSPLEQPGDGDAGGMNVYVLELSRQLASRGIEVEIFTRATSRHQPQLVDLSTSSRGNGGILVHHVPAGPFEGLQKNDLPSQLCSFVRDVLRAEVEREPGHFDLVHSHYWLSGQVGTVARERWNVPLVHTMHTMAKVKNAMLADGDDAEPIGRIYGEEEIVRLADRLIANTMEERRELIELYDAEPEHVAVVHPGVDLEVFRAGRQAEARSLLGIPDDAALLLFAGRIQPLKAPDVVLEAAARMLHDDPALRERLVVAIVGGASGSGLDRPTALTDLAARLGIQDVVRFVPTVAQPELADWYAAASVVCVPSHNESFGLVAIEAQACGTPVVAARVGGLSTAVSDGVSGVLVDGHDPRDYAAALHPLLTDPELRDAMSHKAVRHAESFGWDVTADRTLKVYAEAIEWHRTHVEKNA; encoded by the coding sequence ATGCTCAAGCGGATCGCGATGCTCTCGGCGCACACGTCGCCACTCGAGCAGCCCGGCGACGGTGACGCCGGCGGCATGAACGTCTACGTCCTCGAGCTCTCCCGCCAGCTGGCATCCCGCGGCATCGAGGTCGAGATCTTCACCCGGGCCACCTCTCGCCACCAGCCCCAGCTCGTCGACCTTTCGACGAGCTCAAGGGGCAATGGCGGCATCCTCGTGCACCACGTCCCCGCCGGACCGTTCGAGGGCCTGCAGAAGAACGACCTGCCGTCGCAGCTGTGCTCGTTCGTCCGCGACGTCCTCCGGGCCGAGGTCGAGCGCGAGCCCGGGCACTTCGACCTCGTGCACTCGCACTACTGGCTGTCCGGCCAGGTCGGCACGGTCGCGCGCGAGCGCTGGAACGTGCCGCTGGTCCACACGATGCACACGATGGCAAAGGTCAAGAACGCCATGCTCGCCGACGGCGACGACGCGGAGCCGATCGGGCGCATCTACGGCGAGGAGGAGATCGTCCGGCTCGCCGACCGGCTCATCGCCAACACGATGGAGGAGCGCCGCGAGCTCATCGAGCTCTACGACGCGGAGCCCGAGCACGTCGCCGTGGTGCATCCCGGCGTCGACCTCGAGGTCTTCCGCGCCGGGCGCCAGGCCGAGGCGCGATCGCTCCTCGGCATCCCCGACGACGCAGCACTGCTGCTGTTCGCCGGCCGGATCCAGCCCCTCAAGGCGCCCGACGTCGTCCTCGAGGCGGCGGCCCGCATGCTGCACGACGACCCGGCCCTGCGCGAGCGCCTCGTCGTCGCGATCGTCGGCGGCGCGTCAGGGTCGGGCCTCGACCGGCCGACGGCGCTGACCGACCTCGCCGCTCGGTTGGGCATTCAGGACGTCGTCCGGTTCGTCCCCACGGTCGCGCAGCCGGAGCTCGCCGACTGGTATGCCGCGGCATCCGTTGTCTGCGTGCCGTCGCACAACGAGTCGTTCGGCCTCGTCGCGATCGAGGCCCAGGCGTGCGGCACGCCGGTCGTGGCGGCGCGCGTCGGCGGCCTGTCGACGGCGGTGTCGGACGGGGTCTCCGGCGTGCTCGTCGACGGCCACGACCCGCGTGACTACGCCGCGGCCCTGCACCCCCTGCTGACCGATCCCGAGCTGCGCGACGCGATGAGCCACAAGGCCGTACGCCACGCGGAGAGCTTCGGGTGGGACGTGACCGCGGACCGTACGCTCAAGGTCTATGCCGAGGCCATCGAGTGGCACCGCACGCACGTGGAGAAGAACGCATGA